Part of the Pedobacter roseus genome is shown below.
GTGGTTTGGCTATTGGCTTAACTTCATGTTTATTGTTGCTATTATATGCGGGTTATGAGTGGGGTTATGACAGGCAATTTAAAAATTCACCACATATTTACCAGGCCATGATTAACTTAAATGGCCAAAACGGAGAGGTGATCAGAACCATTGAGCAATCGCAAAATGTGATGTTAAGTACATTGAAACAAGAATATCCTGATGTCCTATATGGATCAAGGGTTACAGATGTTTATAAACGACTAGTGGCCAGTGGAGAAGAAAGTTTAAAATTAAACAGCCGTTACGTTGATCCTGATTTTTTGAAGCTATTTGATTTTCATTTTATCAACGGAAATCCTACAAAGGCACTAAACCAACCAAATTCAATTGTTTTAACCGAAACGGCCGCAAAACGTATTTTCGGTACAACAGATGTACTTAATGAAAAAGTACGTTTCGAAAATCAGGCCGATTTAAAAGTTACGGGAGTAATAAAAGACCTTCCAACAAATGTTTCTTATGGTTTCGAATCGTTAACCACATTTGCCCTTTACGAAAATTTAAACCAGTGGCCAAAAAAGCCAAATTGGGGCAGTCATGATTATTATACCCTGTTAAAACTGGATAAAAATACCGATGTTACCGCTTTTAATGCCAAATTGAAGGGATTTATAGCACATCATTTTTCGACAGCAAAAGAAGATGTATTTCTTTATCCTCTAACCAGATTACACCTCTACGGAACCTTTTCAAATGGAAAAAGCATCGGTGGCAATATCAAACAGGTACAGCTTTTTGTCGGCCTGTCAATCGGTATTTTACTCATTGCCTGTATTAATTTTATGAATCTGGCAACCGCCAGCACGCAGGGTAGGGCAAAAGAAATCGGCATTAAAAAAACAATGGGCGCATCAAGAACAAATCTGATTTTCCAGTTTATGATGGAGTCTTTCATTTTGACGATTCTTGGCGTCTTGCTTAGTATTATACTGCTGGAATTCAGTATGCCTATGTTTAACAGGCTGTTAGGGATTGAAATTGTGTTCGATTATCTCAACCCCGTCAACTGGATATTGATTTTTAGCGTTTTGATAATAACAGGTTTCATATCTGGAAGTTATCCTTCATTTTACCTGTCAGGGTTTAATGTAATCCAGTCCCTTAAAAAATCATTAAATTTTAGGAAAGGATATGCATTAACTTTCAGACAGGTTTTAGTAATCATACAATTTGGTTTTTCAGTAGTGTTGATTGCCGCAACCATTACTATTTATAAACAGATCCAATTTATTAAAAATACGCCTTTAGGCTATAGCTCAAACGGGCTGTTGGAAATACCCCATGAAGGATTATTGTACGAAAAATTCAATCTCCTGAAAACAAAGCTACTATCAAGCGGTGCTGTGGTAGGCGTAACACAATCATCAGGTAGTATTTCGAACAAAAACAGCAGTGTAAGAGGTTTGCGCTGGGACGGAATGGCTGAGGGGGATAAAATGATCGATTTCGATCAGATTTATACTACCTATGACTTTACCAAAACCGTAAACATTAAGTTATTGGAAGGAAGGGATTTCGATAGGAAATTCGCATCAGATACGGCAGCAATACTTTTGAGCAAAAAAGCTGTAGAGGTAATGCATCTAAAAAACCCGGTGGGTGCCAACATTATATATCAGGGCGAAAGCAGAAATGTAGTTGGAGTTTTTGAAAATATTGTCTGGGGTGATCCAAGTAAAGTGGCGGCACCGATGGTTATTGCTTTCGCCGATATCAGTGATGTAATTACCATGCGGTTAAATCCTGAAAAAAGTCTAAGTGAAAGTATAGGCATTATTAATAATCTGGTAAAAGAAATAAATCCTAATTTTCCGGTTGAAATCAAATTTATTGATAGCTTAAATGAAATTAAACTAAACAAAGAGAAGGTTTTAGGCACTTTGGCGAATCTTTTCGGTTGTTTGGCTGTTTTTGTATCCTGTTTGGGTTTATTTGGTCTTTCATCTTTTAGCACCGCACAGAGGATAAAAGAAGTAAGTATCCGCAAAATCTTGGGCGCTTCAATTACGGAGCTGATGACCTTACTTTCTTTAAGCTTTATAAAGTTAATATTGATCGCAGTTGTAATCGCGCTACCTGTTGCCTATTACATTATGAATAACTGGCTCATGCATTTCGAATTCAGGACGAGCTTAAATTTATGGATATTCATAGGAACAGCAATGCTAACACTTTTTATATCCATATTAACAATTACCTGGCAAACGTATTCTGCTGCAAAAACAAATCCTGTTGATATATTAAAATACGAATAAAACCTGCGGATAACGTTTGGCGTTCAGCGTAGATTTATCGCTAACCGCCAAACGCTTTACGCCCAACCCTAAAATATGATACAATTAACCAACATCGAAAAATACTACGCAAACAAAGGCGTTAAAAATTATGTACTCCGCTTGGTAACCACAACCATTAAACAGGGGGAATTTGTTTCCATTATGGGACCATCGGGTGCCGGAAAATCGACCCTGCTCAATATTATTGGCATGCTCGAGGAGCCAACCTACGGTACTTACGATTTTCTGGGTGAAAATGTAACCTCACTTAACGAACGCAAGCGGATTGAACTTTACCGGAACCATATTGGCTTTGTATTTCAGGCTTATCACTTAATTGATGAAATGACGGTTTACGAAAATATCGAAGCCCCTTTATTGTATAAAAAAGTAGGTAGCTCAGAAAGGGCGAGCAGAATTGCCGATCTGTTAGACCGCTTTAATATTGTAGCCAAAAAAGATTTATTCCCAAATCAACTTTCTGGCGGACAACAACAATTGGTGGGCATTGCAAGGGCTTTAGCGGCTCAGCCTTCAATTATCCTTGCCGATGAACCAACAGGAAACCTCCAGTCTGCACAGGCCGAAGAAATTATGGAGTTGTTTAAGAAATTGAATCAGGAAGATGGGATTACCATTATCCAGGTAACGCATTCCGAAAAAAATGCACAATATGGTAACCGGATTTTACATATTGCCGATGGTGTGGTTAAAGAGGATGTAACTGTTGCTTAAAATCCAGGCACAGTTAAAATATTGTTTATCCAAATAACTGGCAGATGAAAAGAATGTACCCAAATAAAATCTGTGTTTATCTGTGTGCATCTGTGGTTAAAAAAACAACATAGTAACCTTATGCAAAGTTAAAACATTGTTTTTATTAGTAATCGGTAGATGAAAAGAATGTACCCGATATAAAATCTGTATTTATCCGTGTGCATCTGTGGCTAAAAAAACAAGATAACAATTGGCTTAAACCTAAATATATATTCGGGATGTGGAGTAAAACGCATCCCGAAATAAAATAAACTTTAGCCCTTAATACTGTTCATAATCATTAAATTCGTTTTCTAAAACCATTTTAATGAAACAGCTCTTACTTATCGCCTTTACTTTCCTTTTTGTAACAACCTTTGCCCAAAAAAAGCTTCCAATAATAAAGGCAAATTCAAAAACTGCTAAAATTTATGAAGAAGATGGTCTTTTAAAAGGCTGGAATATCGATCCTAAAACAAAACCCGATGTTTATACCACATCAAAACTGGTAAGAGTCAAAACAGTTAAATTTAGAACTGATATCGATTCCATTACCTTTAAAATAAAACCAGGAGAAAAAAAGGATTTTATCGTGCTTTTAAATGGCAAAGATTCTTGTTATACACAGATTGCAAGTCCGGAAATTAAGAACTTTAGTAAAATCAAACCCGAAATTCACGACAGTATCCCGTTGTTTATTAATAACGAAAGTACCATTTATGTAAAATCCATATTTAATAAAGTTGATTCATTGAATTTAAATTTCGATAGCGGAACAACAGAACTGGTGCTCACCAATGAAGTATTAAAGCATAAAATAAAGTCTGATCCTAAATTATACAATACCACTTACAACCTCAATATTGGTAATAGTGATTATAAAACAAAGTTGTATCCGGCCGAACTCACCGGCGTTGGTACTGACGGGAGATTTGGCTGGGATTTGTTCGATGGGAAAATAGTTGAGCTCAACTACGATAAAAATGTAATGATTGTGCATTCCATTCTGCCAAAATATGTAAGCAGGGATAAAGACTTTAGCAAATTAAATATCAAATATTTATCGAGCCTTTTTTTGGTAGAAAGTACTATTGAACAGGGTGGTGTAAAAAACACAAATTGGTTCCTTTTCGATACCGGCTATCATCGTACAGCCATGCTGGATAATGATTTGCTTAAAACAGGTAATTTCCCTGCCGATAAAATGGAAGTGATCAAAAAGGTAATGATGCATGGTGCTACCGGAAACGAAATACCTGTGGTTACTTCAAACCTGCAGATCCTTAAAATTGGTAAATACGAACTAAAAGATATCCCGGTACAACTATTAACGGGCAACAAACCATTAAGGGGAGCAAATATCCACATTTTGGGTAACGAAGTTTTAAAACGCTTTAATACCTTTTTCGATTTCCAGAATAATGTAATCTACCTTAAACCTAATCATTTTTATAATGACGGTTACGTGGAGCAGAAAAAAAGCGGGGCGTAAATCTGGTTCTGTTTAATCGCGTTTTACAATAAATTAAATAAACTTGCGTTGTCCCCAACTGATTGGGGATTTTAATGTCTGATTAACATATATTAAGATTCCTTACCTTTGTTTAATGCAAAAAACGTTTACCGATCAAATGGGGAGAGAAATGACCATCAATTTCCCTCCAAAACGGATTATTTCTATTGTGCCATCACAAACAGAGCTGTTATTCGATTTAGGTCTTGATCAGGAAATTATCGGATTGACCAAATTTTGCATCCATCCGATAGAAAAATTTGCAACGCGCACTAAAGTAGGAGGGACTAAGAAACTGAATATTGATCTCATCAAAGATTTAAAACCCGATCTGATTATTGGTAATAAAGAAGAGAATACCCAGCGTGATATAGAAGAACTTGCCGAATATTTTCCCGTTTGGATGAGCGATATTTTTACACTCGATGATGCGATGAAAACCATTGCGGAAATAGGCGCACTGGTAGACCGTGAGCCAGAGGCCGGTTACCTTAATCATCTTATTTCGGCTGGATTTAACGACCTTAAAACATTAGCATTACAACACCACGTTGATAAAAAAGTAGCTTACCTTATCTGGCGCAAACCTTATATGGCCGCCGGGAAAAATACTTTTATCGATGATATACTGCTCATCAATGGTATGACGAATGTGATAAAAAGCGAACGTTATCCTGTTGTGACATTAGAACAATTGAAAACCACCAACTCTGAACTGA
Proteins encoded:
- a CDS encoding ABC transporter permease: MFKLNLKIALRNLFRNKVYAAINIGGLAIGLTSCLLLLLYAGYEWGYDRQFKNSPHIYQAMINLNGQNGEVIRTIEQSQNVMLSTLKQEYPDVLYGSRVTDVYKRLVASGEESLKLNSRYVDPDFLKLFDFHFINGNPTKALNQPNSIVLTETAAKRIFGTTDVLNEKVRFENQADLKVTGVIKDLPTNVSYGFESLTTFALYENLNQWPKKPNWGSHDYYTLLKLDKNTDVTAFNAKLKGFIAHHFSTAKEDVFLYPLTRLHLYGTFSNGKSIGGNIKQVQLFVGLSIGILLIACINFMNLATASTQGRAKEIGIKKTMGASRTNLIFQFMMESFILTILGVLLSIILLEFSMPMFNRLLGIEIVFDYLNPVNWILIFSVLIITGFISGSYPSFYLSGFNVIQSLKKSLNFRKGYALTFRQVLVIIQFGFSVVLIAATITIYKQIQFIKNTPLGYSSNGLLEIPHEGLLYEKFNLLKTKLLSSGAVVGVTQSSGSISNKNSSVRGLRWDGMAEGDKMIDFDQIYTTYDFTKTVNIKLLEGRDFDRKFASDTAAILLSKKAVEVMHLKNPVGANIIYQGESRNVVGVFENIVWGDPSKVAAPMVIAFADISDVITMRLNPEKSLSESIGIINNLVKEINPNFPVEIKFIDSLNEIKLNKEKVLGTLANLFGCLAVFVSCLGLFGLSSFSTAQRIKEVSIRKILGASITELMTLLSLSFIKLILIAVVIALPVAYYIMNNWLMHFEFRTSLNLWIFIGTAMLTLFISILTITWQTYSAAKTNPVDILKYE
- a CDS encoding ABC transporter ATP-binding protein, which produces MIQLTNIEKYYANKGVKNYVLRLVTTTIKQGEFVSIMGPSGAGKSTLLNIIGMLEEPTYGTYDFLGENVTSLNERKRIELYRNHIGFVFQAYHLIDEMTVYENIEAPLLYKKVGSSERASRIADLLDRFNIVAKKDLFPNQLSGGQQQLVGIARALAAQPSIILADEPTGNLQSAQAEEIMELFKKLNQEDGITIIQVTHSEKNAQYGNRILHIADGVVKEDVTVA
- a CDS encoding pepsin/retropepsin-like aspartic protease family protein, which encodes MKQLLLIAFTFLFVTTFAQKKLPIIKANSKTAKIYEEDGLLKGWNIDPKTKPDVYTTSKLVRVKTVKFRTDIDSITFKIKPGEKKDFIVLLNGKDSCYTQIASPEIKNFSKIKPEIHDSIPLFINNESTIYVKSIFNKVDSLNLNFDSGTTELVLTNEVLKHKIKSDPKLYNTTYNLNIGNSDYKTKLYPAELTGVGTDGRFGWDLFDGKIVELNYDKNVMIVHSILPKYVSRDKDFSKLNIKYLSSLFLVESTIEQGGVKNTNWFLFDTGYHRTAMLDNDLLKTGNFPADKMEVIKKVMMHGATGNEIPVVTSNLQILKIGKYELKDIPVQLLTGNKPLRGANIHILGNEVLKRFNTFFDFQNNVIYLKPNHFYNDGYVEQKKSGA
- a CDS encoding helical backbone metal receptor, which translates into the protein MQKTFTDQMGREMTINFPPKRIISIVPSQTELLFDLGLDQEIIGLTKFCIHPIEKFATRTKVGGTKKLNIDLIKDLKPDLIIGNKEENTQRDIEELAEYFPVWMSDIFTLDDAMKTIAEIGALVDREPEAGYLNHLISAGFNDLKTLALQHHVDKKVAYLIWRKPYMAAGKNTFIDDILLINGMTNVIKSERYPVVTLEQLKTTNSELILLSSEPYPFGEKHIEEIQAAIPDVKIILVDGEMFSWYGSRLVKAVQYFFEFQKQLY